A window of Cucurbita pepo subsp. pepo cultivar mu-cu-16 chromosome LG06, ASM280686v2, whole genome shotgun sequence contains these coding sequences:
- the LOC111796534 gene encoding uncharacterized protein LOC111796534 → MAYYEAPSFSLGLDLDFDSEPQIPPPASDYSAGANASSKEDDCGVVETGVADCNGETGHDSPRKFKRLKRGPARCSSVAKKSEPSPLFSVVDDDIEEFSSQEDSPRVSSLHQSVCNSSKVPLHGIFTVPTSSQLKEKKDKQTADASTSVGLEKKNKSLFSNLTISPLRKFQLLDSDSDEPSSCDNQSRKGYEVSSSLNKPKSTFGLSATVDEKKKSLTASITQKEDLWKDFCQTKNFHLPTPAFDEVCKEFSQLKKDNKAATELGSSAHISCMDNHTTNSGYSNELVDKLGCPAHYYFFHNDPRIQRLVRNRLPNFSPLGVDGSRGSMIDYVRQFSNGEASTSRSSQVNMEKSSKRSTNISKRSKSNASKCWANEKAVSPLSSKKTPKRAASQKNKIGSSSRNVRRKPGASNCEELLQDSGNWIDPKGSLSLPRDAGKRRVHAGGQSAGHWYTSPEGKKVYVTKSGEELTGRTAYRFYKKDTGGFRKSKKKGTGKKKKT, encoded by the exons ATGGCGTACTATGAAGCTCCCTCGTTCTCTCTCGGCCTTGATTTAGATTTCGATTCGGAGCCTCAAATTCCGCCACCAGCTTCGGACTATTCGGCGGGAGCCAATGCTTCGTCGAAAGAGGACGATTGTGGAGTGGTGGAGACAGGGGTTGCGGATTGCAATGGAGAAACTGGACATGATTCGCCTAGAAAATTTAAGCGGCTCAAGCGTGGTCCTGCTCGATGTTCTTCGGTAGCCAAGAAAAGCGAACCATCACCTTTGTTTTCTGTAGTTGATGATGACATTGAAGAGTTTTCATCACAAGAAGATTCTCCCAGAG TTTCGTCACTCCATCAATCTGTCTGCAACAGTTCAAAGGTCCCTTTACATGGGATCTTTACTGTTCCCACTTCTAGCCAgctgaaggaaaagaaagataaacaGACTGCAGATGCCTCAACTTCTGTTggtttggaaaagaaaaataagtccTTGTTTTCTAATTTAACCATCAGTCCTCTTCGAAAGTTCCAGTTACTTGATTCTGATTCAGATGAGCCTTCTAGCTGTGACAATCAAAGCAGAAAAGGGTATGAAGTTTCTTCATCTTTAAACAAGCCAAAGTCTACATTTGGTCTCTCTGCAACAGTggatgagaaaaagaaaagtttgacTGCGAGTATTACTCAAAAAGAGGATCTATGGAAAGATTTTTGTCaaactaaaaattttcatttgccAACACCAGCCTTTGATGAAGTCTGTAAAGAATTTTCGCAGTTAAAGAAGGATAATAAAGCAGCTACAGAACTAGGAAGCAGTGCCCATATAAGCTGCATGGATAATCATACTACCAATAGTGGCTACTCAAACGAACTGGTGGATAAGCTCGGCTGTCCTGCtcattactatttttttcataatgaCCCAAGGATTCAGAGATTAGTTCGTAATCGCTTACCAAACTTTTCCCCATTGGGAGTTGATGGAAGCAGAGGATCAATGATTGATTATGT GAGACAGTTTAGCAACGGAGAGGCTTCTACTAGCCGATCATCACAGGTTAACATGgagaaaagttcaaaaagatCAACAAATATATCAAAAAGATCTAAGAGCAATGCCTCCAAATGTTGGGCCAATGAGAAAGCTGTTTCACCGTTAAGCAGTAAAAAAACACCCAAAAGAGCAGCatctcaaaaaaataaaattggtagCAGTTCAAGAAATGTTAGAAGGAAACCAGGGGCATCAAACTGTGAAGAACTCTTACAGGATTCTGGAAACTGGATTGATCCAAAGGGCTCTCTTAGTCTTCCTAGAGATGCTGGGAAACGAAGGGTCCATGCAGGTGGGCAATCAGCTGGTCACTGGTATACATCCCCAGAAGGGAAGAAG GTATACGTCACCAAAAGTGGGGAGGAGTTGACCGGCCGAACGGCATATAGATTTTACAAAAAG GATACTGGAGGCTTTAGGAagtcaaaaaagaaaggaacaggcaagaagaagaaaacataa
- the LOC111797410 gene encoding uncharacterized protein LOC111797410: protein MGNCIRRDGAAAQWAGEEWDFLAAEDDGREGLLGEIEKKKSSTAATEVKIKITKRQLEELLGKVDIKEMSVQQVLAQLIGVDDQFHESRHRHWRPVLQSIPEVD, encoded by the coding sequence ATGGGTAACTGTATACGGCGGGATGGCGCGGCGGCGCAGTGGGCCGGCGAGGAGTGGGACTTTCTCGCGGCGGAGGACGACGGCCGGGAAGGACTTCTCGGCGAAATcgagaagaaaaagagttcAACGGCGGCGACAGAGGTGAAGATTAAGATCACGAAGAGACAGCTGGAGGAGCTTTTGGGGAAAGTGGATATTAAGGAGATGTCCGTACAGCAGGTTCTGGCTCAGTTGATCGGCGTCGACGATCAGTTTCACGAATCTCGCCACCGTCACTGGCGGCCGGTGTTGCAGAGTATACCGGAAGTTGATTGA
- the LOC111797102 gene encoding inner centromere protein-like, protein METTMKLLRPGKSPQAPTFTYSKSVNLSPELDLQQTPSSRKDSRRRIRNLSLIKRKSVPTGRRSRPQTPLLKWKVDDRVDGRGEEDEDEKKTESENGEKDLRRMSGERDVVVSARKLAAGLWRFQKPEVSADGGRSGLRRSVEQRIGFQPVAGHVRAPILRHHNNNIFSNETRHLLQGQTSTSGMRNGVLSKIEPFFQFSNSVMEGATKWDPIGSKIPVERDHVYNRRELLDQQVSLVSVISSLEAELKQARVRILELETERHGSKKKLESFLRKVDEEKTVWRMREHEKVRVFIESIRTELNHEKKNRRRVEHFNSKLVHELADAKSLVKKLMQDYEEERKERVLIEQVCEELAKEIGDDKAEIEASKRESALFREEMEEERKMLQLAEVWREERVQMKLVDAKVAVEEKYSQMNKLVADLENFLRSRGAAISDVKEMKEAVLLEQAASAMNIQDIQHLSYQPSKPDDIFSIFEEVNFGENHEREVKPYSSYSPATEISKVGTVSPDVNVDSGKRVDDTLMAAFNQNGNMDDESGWETVSQIEDQGSSYSPEGSSTRPGNKNSENSSSTTGSETVTDWEEHGGGGETTINISEVYSELVRKSKKVSNLTKKLWKSGHNNGGDSNKMIPVKEPHGGSSPDFMDQWSSFDLGDAQIARQMKGQMNVKEGHKLQLRHVLKQKI, encoded by the exons ATGGAGACGACGATGAAGCTGCTGCGGCCGGGGAAGTCTCCACAGGCTCCTACATTCACCTATTCGAAGTCGGTGAACTTATCGCCGGAATTGGATCTTCAGCAGACGCCAAGTTCACGCAAGGATTCTCGACGGAGGATCCGAAATCTTTCGTTGATTAAGAGAAAATCGGTGCCGACCGGGCGGAGGAGTAGGCCGCAGACTCCACTTCTTAAGTGGAAGGTCGACGACAGAGTTGATGGTAGaggtgaagaagacgaagacgaaAAGAAGACGGAATCGGAGAACGGAGAGAAAGATCTCCGGCGGATGAGTGGGGAAAGAGATGTGGTCGTATCGGCGAGGAAGCTCGCTGCTGGTCTTTGGCGGTTTCAGAAGCCGGAGGTGAGCGCTGATGGAGGAAGGAGCGGTTTGAGACGCAGTGTGGAGCAGAGGATCGGTTTTCAG CCTGTTGCTGGCCATGTTCGTGCTCCGATTCTCCGTCATCACAATAACAACATATTCAGTAATGAAACGAGGCATCTGTTACAGGGCCAAACCTCAACTTCTGGTATGAGAAATGGCGTTCTGAGCAAG ATTGAACCGTTCTTTCAATTCTCCAACTCAGTTATGGAAGGGGCAACAAAATGGGACCCTATTGGCTCGAAAATTCCAGTTGAAAGGGACCATGTTTACAATCGAAGAGAGCTTCTTGACCAGCAAGTGAGCCTGGTTTCTGTTATATCTTCCCTTGAAGCTGAACTCAAGCAAGCACGGGTGCGCATTTTGGAACTCGAAACGGAACGCCATGGATCGAAGAAGAAGCTTGAGAGCTTCTTGAGAAAGGTTGATGAGGAAAAGACTGTATGGCGTATGAGGGAACATGAGAAAGTACGTGTGTTTATAGAAAGCATCAGGACTGAATTGAaccatgaaaagaaaaatcgaagAAGAGTAGAGCATTTCAATTCGAAACTGGTTCATGAGCTAGCTGATGCTAAATCCTTGGTGAAGAAGCTGATGCAGGActatgaagaagaaaggaaggaaagGGTATTGATTGAACAAGTATGTGAAGAACTTGCTAAAGAAATTGGAGATGATAAGGCTGAAATAGAGGCATCGAAGAGAGAATCTGCGTTATTTAGAgaggaaatggaagaagagaggaagatgTTGCAGTTAGCAGAAGTATGGCGCGAAGAACGTGTTCAAATGAAGCTGGTCGATGCGAAGGTAGCGGTCGAAGAGAAGTACTCTCAGATGAACAAGCTTGTTGCTGATCTTGAAAACTTTCTAAGATCAAGGGGAGCAGCAATCTCAGACGTTAAGGAGATGAAAGAAGCTGTATTACTTGAACAGGCTGCTTCTGCAATGAACATCCAAGACATACAGCACTTATCATACCAACCCTCTAAGCCAGATGATATATTCTCCATCTTTGAAGAAGTTAATTTTGGTGAAAATCATGAGAGGGAGGTTAAGCCATACAGTTCTTACAGTCCGGCGACCGAAATCTCTAAAGTCGGAACAGTGAGCCCCGATGTAAATGTAGATTCGGGTAAACGAGTGGATGACACTCTGATGGCAGCCTTTAATCAGAATGGAAACATGGACGACGAGAGTGGATGGGAAACAGTGAGCCAAATTGAGGATCAGGGCTCGAGTTATTCGCCCGAAGGAAGCTCGACACGACCCGGTAATAAGAATAGTGAAAATAGTAGCAGCACGACAGGCTCAGAGACTGTAACAGACTGGGAAGAACACGGAGGAGGTGGAGAAACAACAATCAACATCAGTGAAGTCTATTCAGAACTTGTAAGGAAATCAAAGAAAGTATCGAACTTAACGAAGAAGCTTTGGAAATCCGGCCATAACAATGGTGGCGACAGCAACAAGATGATACCAGTAAAGGAGCCCCATGGTGGGTCTAGTCCAGATTTCATGGATCAGTGGAGCTCCTTCGACTTAGGTGATGCTCAAATAGCTCGACAGATGAAAGGCCAAATGAATGTGAAGGAAGGCCATAAACTACAGCTGCGGCATGTCCTTAAACAGAAGATATAG
- the LOC111797104 gene encoding ubiquitin thioesterase OTU1-like isoform X2, whose translation MEGTILRRVIPSDNSCLFNAVGYVMDHDKHKAAELRQVIAATVASDPTRYCEAFLGKPNEEYCAWILDSEKWGGAIELSILSEYYGREIAAYDIQTKRCDLYGQEKKYSERVLLIYDGLHYDALVMSPSEEAPEEFDQTIFSVNRDRTIGPIEGQALHFVEEQQRKRRFTDTANFTLRCGVCQIGVIGETEAVEHAKATGHVNFQEYR comes from the exons GTATGTTATGGACCACGATAAGCACAAGGCCGCCGAGCTAAGACAG GTCATAGCTGCAACAGTAGCAAGTGATCCAACAAGGTATTGTGAAGCATTTCTTGGGAAGCCAAATGAGGAGTATTGTGCTTGGATTCTTGATTCAGAGAAGTGGGGAG GTGCAATTGAGCTTTCGATACTATCCGAGTATTATGGGCGTGAAATTGCAGCATACGATATCCAGACCAAACGATGTGATTTGTACGGTCAG GAAAAGAAGTATTCAGAAAGGGTTCTGCTGATATATGATGGACTCCACTATGATGCTTTAGTT ATGTCTCCATCTGAGGAAGCTCCAGAGGAATTTGATCAGACCATATTTTCTGTGAATCGGGACAGGACAATTGGTCCCATTGAAGGGCAAGCTCTTCATTTTGTTGAAGAACAGCAAAG GAAACGGAGATTCACCGACACTGCCAACTTCACGCTGCGATGTGGGGTTTGCCAAATCGGAGTCATCGGCGAAACG GAGGCTGTAGAACACGCAAAAGCCACTGGCCATGTCAACTTCCAAGAGTATAGATGA